The genomic interval GATGTAACTGCAGAAGAAAAAGCTGCCGCAGCCAAGTTTGTACAAAACATCGAAGACCGCAAAAAGCCACAAACCGCAGCCACAGCAGAAGAAGTGGCTGTTGAGCAGCTAGTGCTTTCTGCCACCAGCGAAGTGATTGCTGAACCAGCGAAGTGATTGCTGAACCAGCAATCACCGACGCAGAGAGCAAAGCAGAGTAAATCGCTTTAGCTCCATAGAAAAAGGCCGCAGCAGCGGCCTTTTTTAATTCACTCAGATGACTCAACCCTTATTATCTGTGCAGCAACTGCCCTGCTTTAAATGTAACTACATCATCTTTTGCCATAAAAAATATCGCATACCGCAGCGCCACATAGCCCACAACCACGGTGGCAATGCCTAATTCAAACTGCGCCAGCCATTGAATCTGATTCACATAAGCAGCAGCAAATTCCCATTGCCCAAGCAGGTGACTCACTTTAAACAGCGCCGTAGCACCAATTACCAGCGGGAAAGTAAATGCAGCATAGCCTGGTGAAAAGGGCAGAATCAGCAGCTTGAAAAAGGCGAGGTAGATAATGCTGTCATCAGCACCGCAATCCCGAATAACAGAGCCACAATCAGCAGCGATGGCTCGGTGGTCACGGTTAAGTAGCCCGCAAGTGAGAGGCTGGCAGGGGCAGCCAGAATGGCGATGGTTGGCTTGGCGCATCAGGTACTTCATGGCTGAAAATCAAACGGTAGAGCATCAGCGGCAGCATCACTGCGTAGCAAATATCCCAAACCACAGCAAGCCATTTGCTAGAGCGGCAAATTGCCCGCCAGGAAAAGCCACATCCGCAACGATAATCCCTACCGGTGGCACAAACCAGCTTGGCACCATATGGTGAATTTCAAAGTCTTTAGCCCGATGCCAGATAAACGTCGCCAGAAACACCATATGCAAGATCACGGCAAATAGCCAAAGACCCTCAGCAAAAGCGGGAGCAAAGTGACCTGATGCTTTGACACCACCATCGTAGCCATTGCAAAGGTTGGAACCACGCTGCCAACCACAGGGTGGGCTAAATCTTTCAGCAGTAAACGGGGGTGAAGCACAAATTTGAAAGCTAGAATAAGTAACAGCACTGAGGCGATCACAGCGCCTGATAGCTGAGCATAACCAGAAAAATCGCCAGCGTTTTTCCCAACACCACCCAAGGCTGGCAAGGCCTAAGCTAAACCCGCCATTGGAGTAGGAGCGGCGGCAAGTAATTGATGAATTCGCTTAAACATACGACGACCTTCTTATTTATTGCAGTACAAATAGAATACCGCCCGGATATTGTTTATCATATCTAAATGATTTGAATTAGGCGTTTAGTTAAATCAAATGAAGCTCACTCTGCAACAGCTAAAATCCTTCGCTGCCATTGCCCGCTATGGCAATCTTGGCACGGCAGCCAATGAGCTGTGCCTGAGCAAGGGCGCCATTTCTCAGTCTTTGCAAGAGTTAGAGCGCCAGCTGGCCACACCGTTGTTTGATCGGATACATCCGCGCCTGCAATTAAACGCAGAAGGTAAATTATTACAGCCCGTGGCCGAAGAATTGCTCGCCCGGATGATGGATATTGAAACGATGTTTGCCAGCGATAACGAACCGGTCGGCCAGCTGCGCCTTGGGGCTACCCAAACCATAGGCAACTATCTGCTACCTATTTTGCTGGCACGCACCGAACAAACCACCACACCACGCATATCCATCGCCAATACCCATATCCTGAGCCATGCGCTTGCGCATTTTGAGCTGGATCTCGCCTTGATCGAAGGTGAAAACCATCACCCAGATTTAATCGCCGATCCATGGCTGCAGGATGAAATGTGCATTGTGGCGGCCCCCGCTCATCCATTTGTCAAACAGGCCAAACTGGCTATCTCTGCATTAAGCGGCGAAACATGGGTGCTTCGTGAACCCATGTCAGGTAATCGGGAACAATTTGAGCAACTGATACAGCCACAGCTCAGCACCAGCCGAATCGGATTGGAACTAAATACCCTAGAGGCCGTCATGTTAGCTGTGGAACAGGGGCTGGGCATCAGCTTTATATCCAGGCTGGCAGCACAAGACCGTATCAATAATGGGCGATTAGTTTGCCTCGCCATGCAGCAGCGCTTCCCACGCCAGCTTTACCTTGCATGGCATAAACAAAAATATCACTCCACCGCTTTGCGCAGGTTTATTCAGTTTTGCAGAGATCAGGCAGGGGTGATTTGCTAAGAATAAGCGGCACATCAATACACAACGCTCATCCCCCCCAAGTGGGCAAAATATAACGCTTTGCCTCCCTGAAAAAAACGTTAGCTAAGCAACAGGACCCTGCATTGAACATATTCTTTCTGCGCATTATCCCTGGGCTGGCCATATTTCTAAATTACCCACGGGATTGCTGGCGGCAGGATTTGCTGGCGGGCTTATCGGTGGCCTCCGTCGCGCTGCCGGTGGGCGTGGCCTACGCCCAGTTGGCGGGAATGAGCCCGATTGCTGGCCTATATGCCAGCATTCTGCCCATGGTGGCTTATGCGCTGTTTGGCTCTTCTAGGCAATTAATCGTCGGCCCAGATGCCGCGACCTGTGCCATGGTGGCTTCTACCTTGCTGCCGATGGCAATGGGAAATTCTGAGCTGTATATCTCGCTTTCAGTGGCTTTGGCGCTGATTACCGGGCTGTTTTGCCTGCTCGCTAGCCGCTTTAAGCTGGGGTTTCTGGCCGACTTCTTATCCCCGCCCATTCTGGCTGGTTTTTTAAACGGTGTAGCAATCAGTATTGCACTGGGGCAGCTAGGTAAATTGCTGGGATTTACTTTTCATAAACACGATTTTATTGGCCGGATTCTGGAGCTGCCAGATCGCCTGCCGAGCTGCATCCAGCCACAGCAGTCATTGGCCTTGGTACGCTGTTAGCCATTCAAGTTATTAAACGCCTACTGCCTAAGCTGCCCACCGCCCTTGTTGCCATGGGGCTGGCAGGGTTAATCATCTTTAGTCTGAATTTACAAAATGCAGGCATCGCCATTATCGGCTTATTGCCAGCTGGCCTACCCA from Iodobacter fluviatilis carries:
- a CDS encoding LysR substrate-binding domain-containing protein; the encoded protein is MKLTLQQLKSFAAIARYGNLGTAANELCLSKGAISQSLQELERQLATPLFDRIHPRLQLNAEGKLLQPVAEELLARMMDIETMFASDNEPVGQLRLGATQTIGNYLLPILLARTEQTTTPRISIANTHILSHALAHFELDLALIEGENHHPDLIADPWLQDEMCIVAAPAHPFVKQAKLAISALSGETWVLREPMSGNREQFEQLIQPQLSTSRIGLELNTLEAVMLAVEQGLGISFISRLAAQDRINNGRLVCLAMQQRFPRQLYLAWHKQKYHSTALRRFIQFCRDQAGVIC